The window TCCCATTCCTCCtaattccttctccttctccactaATTCTTAGTCTCCCTTCACTAATTCCAATTCCTGCTCACTAATTCCCATTCCCCCCTCCCCTAATTCCCATTCCTCCtaattcctcttccttctccactAATTCCTCTTCGCCCTCCACTAATTCCCATTCCCCCTAATTATTGTTACCCTCTCCACTAATTCCTATTCCTCCTAATTCCTTCTCCACtaattccccttccccctccactAATTCTCCTTCCCCCCTCACTAATTCCCATTCTCCCCCACTCCTAATTCCCATTCCTCCtaatttctcttccttcccaactaattccccttcccccttcactAATTCCTATTCCCCCTTCCCATAATTCCCATTCCTCCtaattcctcttcctcctcccctaattccccttcccccttcactAATTCCCATTCCTCCtaattcttcttcctcctccactaattccccttcccctttcactaattccccttcccccttcactAATTCCCATTCCCCCTTCCCCTAATTCCCATTCCTCCtaattcctcttcctcctcccctaattccccttcccccttcactAATTCCCATCCCCCCTTCCCCTAATTCCCATTCCTCCTaattcctcttccttccccactaattcctcttccctctccactaattccccttccctctccactAATTCCCATTCCCCCTCACTAATTACCATTTCCTCCTCCACTAATTCCCATTCCTCCtaattcctcttccttctccactaattcctcttccccctcccctaaattccccttccccctccccttattcccctcccccctcccttacACTTGCCAAAGCAAAGACAAGGGAGCAAGCCGGGAAGTCTCCTGGTCATTTTTATTGTTCCTTAGGTAATTGTGGAGAGTACAAAGTTTtcctctttaaaaaaagaaaccccaacaaaccacaACCCAAACTGATTACCTTCCCACTTCCCCACACTGTGCTTCCCACGGGAATCTGCTGCCACAGATCTTCTTTTGCTTGTTCATTTACTTCCAGAGAAGCCACTTCCAACCGCCGTTAATGCTATGCAGAGAGTACAACAGGAAGAGGATATTCTGGTAACCATCAGCATGAAGTTCGTTAGCTGTGTAGAAGGGTGAACACTGAATTCAATTTTTATTAATGACCTTTATTTATTGTTCCTTCTTTTGTTTTggtcccctccccccccccccacctttagAAACAAACCCATCATCCATTAACCCCAAACTACAGCATTGCATTTACGACATCCATTGCATTAAACTGGACATGAACAAAGAGTTtattggtttttgtttgttttgccacCTCTTGGTAAGTTAAACAGACATACATCATACAATATAGCTGCTGAATACAGAAGTTCAAACAATATGGGTACAACAACTTGTTCAGAATACATACTTGAAACCGTCGTGTTTAATAGTCACTAAAGACACAGATCCATGAGCTACTTCGGGGCTCGGCGCGCTTAACTCTAAGTGACGAGAACACAGTTGAGAGACAGCAGCTGCAATGGAAGGGAAACTAACCTCTGATAAGGCTTGTTCAGACAGCAAGAGCTCCTCATCAGGTCAGCTTGTCCCGCTTCCAATCACAACTCACACCTCCATCACAGCTGACCAGGATGCCAGGGGAATGTCCATGCAACCCACCACACGGAAAAGAGGGAGTCTCCCAAGGATAAGCTTCCAACAGTCATTGCCTTACTTCTTTAGCGCGTACTACAGGTTTGCTAGCGGAACAGAAACGAAACCAAACCCCCAACTGAAGTGGTTCTTTTTAAGTGCAGTTCCAGCTGCAAGGAGATGGTTCTTTGGGAGTCTGTAACACAGGGCCAGGCTTCTAGAAACATAGAGGGAATGCTGATCTCTCAGGTTGATGCTGAAGAATCAGCTGTCGCCTTGGTCTTAATTTCGGCAGCTGTTTGCACCTGTCCTTGTTTAAAGTGTGTTGCCTTGCCCTTAgcatgggttttgtttttccaaaatgagtttttctctttcccttccctccctcccctatttttttttccccttttaattcctttgtttgtttctaAATCAGTTTCTGAACCAGGCTGGACTACAACTCATCGGACCTGATGACGTGGAAGAGGGTGACGTTGTAAAGTATTTGGTGCCCGTTGTTCCAGGCGTAGAGGGCCCGATCCTTGGGGTTGTAGTCCAACATGGAAATGTGTGAGTACTTGTTTTGGAAGGGGATGTCGATGTACTCATAGGTGGAGGCATTGGTCTGGTAGGCATAGTGCACCTTGGTCCCTCCCGAGTAGCCGTTGGTGACGTAGAGCGTGCCGCAGATGATGAAGGCTTCCCCGGCGCTGCGTTTCGGGTAGCTGGTGTTCCAggtctgcaggctctgcagggtgTTGGGGTCCAGCTTGCTGATGACAATGTTGCCTGCGTTCTGGTTGGTGGCGTAGACGGCCCAGAGCCCGTTCTCATCCACCATGAGGTCGATGTCCGAGTGGCCGCCCCAGGCGTAGTGGTACATGTTGTTGTAGCCGGCATAATCCAGGCTGCGGGTCTTGAGGATGGTCTCTGTTTTCAAGTCAAACCTGATGATTATGTGGCTTTGGTATTTGTTGAAGTAGATAGAGCCATTGTAGACCACTTGGCCGGTGCCTGACCAGGGGTGGGGGAGGCGGTGGGAGGTGAAGTTGTCGGTGTTCATGAAGTCGGCCATGGATTTGTACTCGCGCACGAAGCGGTTGTTGTGGTAGCTGTCCATGTACCACACCTGCAGGggcaacaggagcagcagcttagCAAACAGCTGGCACCCACACAAGCAGCAAGGTTGCAAAAGGACTCTGAGATCATCACCTTCAGGGATTgggagaatgggttgggttggaagggagcttgaagatcatccagctccaacctccctaccacgggcatggacacctcacactagtccaggttgctcaaggtcccttcctactgggggaggtttaggctggatgctaggaggaagttcttcacagagggagtgattggcaatggaatgggctgcccagggaggtggtggagtcactatccctgaaggtgctcaagaaaagactggatgaggcatttagtgccatggtctggttgactggatagggctgggtgctaggttggactggatgagcttggaggtatcttccaacctgcttgattctatgattctacccagCCTTCAACacttcctttgctctgctctcataagaccccacctggagtactgtgtgcagttgtggagcccccagcacaagaaggacacagaagtgTTGGGGCAAGTCCAGAAGAagtcatgaagatgctcagagggctgcaacagctctgctatgaggataggctgtgagagttggggctctgcagcctgaggcacttagtgccatgatctagttgactggatagggctgggtgctaggttggactggatgatcttggaggtctcttccaacctggttgattctatgattctggtgaagagaaggcttggaggagatcttgaagtggccttccagtgtctgaaggaggccctacaggaagactggggagggactattgacaaagtcttgtaatgacaggaggtttaaagtggcagggggagattgaaagtggatgttaggaagaagttgtttgcagtgagggtggcgagacactggcacaggttgcccagggaggttgtggagcatagaagcacagaatgtgatctttgatggaggtattcaggaccaggctggatgaggcttttcaagccaggttggatgagttcttgagtgacctgttctagtgggagatgtccctgcctatggcagaggggttggaactggctgggctttgagttcccttccaacctaaaccactctatgaaacatccacaacctccctgggcaacctgttccagtgtcccaccaccctctctgtcaataatttctttttaatatcctgtctaaatctgcctttctcatgcttcaatccattccctcttgtcctgtcactacaagctcttgtaaaaagtcctttcctGGCTTTCTTTAGTCCCTCTCAGGtattgaaaggctgctctaagtcccccctggagctgccttttttccaggctgaacagccccaactcttcaaCCACCCAACCAAGTTCAACCATTCAGTTGAGCCTTTTGACCATCACCTTAGAAACTGAGCTGGGAGTAAAACCCAGAGCCAGGAATGCaacctgctggaaaatgatgtgTCCAGCACCTGCCACCTACACCCTGAATAACACAACTGAATAACAAAGCTTTTCCAGGGGGTGACATGGCATCCTCCCAGGAAGCTGGGAGCTTAAGAGGATCCCTAGGAGTGCTGCATGACCCTCATTGCCCTTCTAGAGGGTAATTAACAGCTTTCCTCTTGCTAAACCCAGCaggttctgttgctgctgctttgcagcctcACCATGGCAGCGCTCAGTGAGTGAtaccagctgctgggcagaatTCACTGTCTTGGCATGTGGAAATGATGGATGCAATTCCTCCTTGTCATGGAAATTCAGGTAAAATCCATATTGGTTTAGAAAACTCACATACTTCTGCATCAAAAGCTGAAAGCAAGGCCACTCAAAAGATGAGCAAGACATCAAAACCTTGCTGTAGGTAActgagaggaggggggagagattTTAGAGCAGTTCATTAGGGACATTGTCTAGACTCCACCAAAAAAAGAGGAGCTTTTGTCATATGAAACCAATCCTGAGGCAAATGACAAAGCTCTGCAGTTAGCATCAAGAGGAAACCTCCAGCCAATGAGTGACATTCTGTATGCTGtggctgccaagagagctgCTTGCTGTAGAAATTGTttaggaaggaggagaaaacaaaTGAATTAAACAGCAAGAGGGAAGCCTTTAAGGATGTGGATCTGGGGGATGTTGCAGTGCAAACTGCTTTTGCAAGGCACTGTGCAAAACCTGACAGCACTGGCTCTGCAATGGGACTGCCTCCAGGGTCCCTCAGAGGAGCAGACAAACATTTATACCCAGTGTGAGTGTGGCAACTGCTCCTAGCTGCTGGGCTTTGAAAGTGGGGTCTGAAAAACCTTGGAAGGTGGTCTTCCAATTTTTCAGGGTCACCTTCCAaactttgagggtcccttccaaactttGAAGGTTGCCTTccaacctttgagggtcccttccaaactttgagagccctttcccacctttgaaggtcccttccaacctttgagggtccctttccATCTGATGCAGTCTGAATCACTGCTGCACATGCCCTCCCAGGACCCACCACCCAAGCTGACTTCTCCAGAGCATCCCTCGTcttagctgcagagagctgaccATGAAGCAAAGCTCCCAAAAGAGctaccccagcacagcccttgcTGGTGCCTTCACCCCTTGCagaaggatgctgcaggcagccaagctctggttttggtttgctgCCTGCAAATCCTCAGCAAACAGTTGAGACATTTTCCATTCCATCAGTCATGGGAAGCCTGGATTGATTTTCAGCCAGTTATTGGCCTCCTACCTCCTTGGGATCAAAATTGAATGGTCTGAatggaacaacaacaacaaaagaccaaaacaaagcaaaacaaatctcTCTGGCTGCAGTCAGTTAATTCCTCACAACAATGAAGGTGGAGGATGGAGAACAACTGCAGTCAGATGACATTATCAGAGGCACCggcagcagaagagcagcagaggctacaaTCACAAGTCCCTTTGCTTGGCCCCAgatccctcctgcctgccaaacCCAGATGAGAACCCCAATATTTGACTGGGGGGCACAGAGCTCATGGTGACACTTCTGAGATCATTCATGCTCATCACTGCAGAGAGCTTCACCGACCCTGGGAAGGGACTGCTGCGCGGAGCTGCTCagccccctcctcttcctccctccctgtgggctcctcagagccttcccaCTCCTGAGGAGTCCAGCAGAGCCCTAAGAGGTGAATTAAGACCTTCCACAGGGCACAACTTGGGCTTTAGTGCTTGGCTGCAGTGTCCTCAGCCActctggtgggaggtgggaACAGAGAGATGAAGCTGTTGCGGTCTTACCTTGTTCTCTCCCTCGGGGGCAAGAGGGTCTGTCATCCACGAGCCAAACCGGGACCCCGAGGTCTTAATTGTGATGGGGTCACTTATTCCTGTCAGCTTGCCACAAGCTGGAAAAGAGTGCAAGGCTGGTGAGCACCATCCTGGCCACCACCAGGGCTTCTTTGGCCACAGGTCTTtgccagccagccccagagccccaGGGAGAGACACCAGAGCTGGCCACCACCAGGGCTTCTTTGGCCACAGGTCTTtgccagccagccccagagccccaGGGAGAGACACCAGAGCTGGCCACCACCAGGGCTTCTTTGGCCACAGGTCTTtgccagccagccccagagccccaGGGAGAGACACCAGAGCTGGCCACCACCAGGGCTTCTTTGGCCACAGGTCTTtgccagccagccccagagccccaGGGAGGGACACCAGAGCTGGCCACCACCCACAccactctgcccactgctctTCCTCGCTGgtgggcagctctgcttttaTTCAATCAGAGGTAATTAGGCTAAGAACAACCGCTGGATGCTTTTGCTTGTTTCATGCCTCTTAATATCCTTATCACACTGCcctgaaaaacaaagcagctttcctgatccagccacactgctaatgtcacagaagagaaaaatgagAAGGATTAGCCAGGGTTGAGTGGCCAGGTGGAGAAATTGGCTGAATTAGAACATTTCTGCCCCAGTAGAGTGGCTGGAGCCAATATAAAGAGACCAACGTGTCTGTTCCAGCCCTGCTAGAAACAGGCATGCAAAGGAGGCAAAGAAAGAAAGGTAGGAAATTGTATGCAGTGTAAATTTCATCCCTGCAAAGATCATTTACCAGCTTCTACCAGCAGCCACCTTCTCTGTTCTCTATCCTGTCTGCACACTTAGGAGACACTAATGaattcctcctttctcctcctccaagAGAAGAAGCCAAATGCAGCAGGATGGAAAGCAGGAGGTGGAAATGTCCCAGGGGTtcctcaggagctgctctgggaatCCTGCCCAGACTCAGCATCCCCACAACAGGGACACACAGAGCCATCAGCCAGGTTTAGAAGCATCCCCAAGTGCTCCACACCGTTGGTTTCATGCTATTGCACTCAGTGGGGGCTTGCCAGCACATTTGCAAGCTCAGTTCTGTGTCTGCCTGTGTTTTTAATACCTAAACAggagatgaagcagcagcatctctcctcCAGCTTGCTACGCCGGTTGCCCGTGGCAGgttgtttcccttccctggtTCTGTCCCCTGACACTGAACCCAGCATCTCCCTGAGGACACCCTCAAACAGATGCCTGCAAAGCTACAGCCTCAGCCATGCCTGGAGTTCCTGTTGCCAACAATATCCCCAAGtctcagcagcaaagctgctgctctgcattttgggaatgaggggcagtggagatgaggatgctgcaggagaGACTGGGAGTTGGTGTGGGATGGTCTGGTGCTACAGGAGTGCTCATTTAAAACCTGGACAcatccagggcagagctgctcctgagctaatggaagcagcagcagcagggggacAGCCACAGGCTGGAGTTCAGGAGATGTTTCCTGACTTTTTTCATGTGGAAGCCTCTGGCAGGCTGAGGAAGGGGAAGGTGGTGGCGCTGGGAtgagcagctgccctgggtgtTAGGtttgctgagctgcactgcccAGTGAGGGGCACCCCAaggccagggctgcaggtgggagcctgtggaggtgctgctgaGTTCTTCCAGCTCAGAACAAGATTCTTGTGCTCAAAATTaccaagtagaatcatagattggtttgggttagatGGGACTGTTAGAGGTCATCTTCTTTAGCCCTCCCTGCAAAGAGCAGTGACATGTttagctagatcaggttgctcagagcccaagaCAACCTAACCTTGGATGTTTGCAGCACATGCACCCTACAgtgtctctgctgcctctctccttaGCCTGTTCTCATCTGCACCTTTACATTTCTCATCATGGCCACaggatgactggatagggctgggtgatagattggactggatgatcttggagctctcttccaacctggttgtttctatgatgacacagctctgagctgtggCCAAAAAGGCTACCTTAGACTGGTGCATAAAACAGATAAAGATATCCTTGCTATGCATCAGCACAACATGGCCAAAGGGACCATCAatctccccacagccttcagACAGCAGGCAGATAAAGAGATGCCACCAAAGAGCAGAGAGCTTTCCTGGCCTCACTAAGACATAATGCAGGGGAATTGGTCCTCCTGCTCGTCTGCTGCATTCAAAAGCTCAGCTCAGGAGGAGAGCAAGATGTTGACAAAGGGATGCAAGGGGTTAAAATAATAAATGCCCTAATGTCTTGCAAATTAgccttgcagaggagcagccttgCTCTAATCACAGATCTGCTCAACACTGCCTTCCATtatcacagccctccactgctgccactTTATCTCTCCCTTTCTATTTCCCTGGAGAGAAAGGTTGTGTAAAAGCTCATTGATATAAAAacagggagggggaaataaagcagcaaagcagccagcagcagctgataaGGCTGAAGTGGTCTTGTTTGCAAGCAGCGAGGCTGCGTCTGGCACACGGTTAGCTGGAGGCACAGCCACAACAGCTCTTCAGCCATGCAAGAGGGTTGCTTTTATGCAGGGCAAGGGGTTTTCTGCCTTGGCATAGATCTAACAGAGGCACTCAGGTGACAGGGGCAAAGTTTAAAAGGCATTTCTTAAGCCCCCCTGGTTGGCAAGGTCCTGGCAGGTCTCGCCGGCTCAGGGATGGAGAACTACAGCCCCAGAGAGCCTCACTAACTTCTGCTTCTGGACTCCATGGTTCTGCTTGGCCTGCTCCACTTTGCCATGAAGACAAAATCTAAtcctccccatccccacccACCACAGCAGGAATTGGCCTTCAGCTGATGGCTCATGCCTTGCCCTTGCCTCTGCTACCTGACTGGGAGCTCCTTTATCCCCAACACATCTGGGACAGGCTGGCAAGGCTCTGTCCCAACCCCTGCACTAGGGAAAGCTTCTCCTATCAGGCAAACACTAGCCTGGGGAGCACATCCAAGTGAAATTCCCCCTTGAGTCAGGCAGTGACAACCTCTCCACTGCTCCAAGGCTCCTGTTAGGAGCACTAATGGGAACATTAAAATCCCTGTATAAATAGTGATCCTTCAGAGAGTAAACAGAATAACAGATTGACTGTGCCATTATtgattcctttctcccttcacaCACATGCCAGGCTCAGGAAGTGTTTTCACTATTGATCCATCAATAACACTTAGGAAAGCCAAAAATGCAAACCAGGACTTTGTCCAGGAAGGAAaaggctgctgcactgcagagcatactagaggatggggagagggaaACTGGATGGGAATGTAGCAACATTCCCTTCTCTTGTCCTATGCTTACTGCAGCAGCTCGCTGAGCCTGTTCTGGGGGCTCTAAGCTAAGGCATTCAAGCTCAAACTTGATGGGgtcctgagcaatctgatcatagaattaatcaggttggaagagatctctgaggtcatccagtccaacctagcacccagtcctggacaagcaaccagaccatggcactaagtgccccagccaaccttggcttcaacacctccaggcacagagactccaccacctccctgggcagcccattccaatgccaatcactctctggcaacaacttcctaacaacatccagcctagatctgccctgccacagcttgaggctgtgtccccttgtgctggtGTTGATAGCTtggcagaaaagcccaaccccacctggctacagcctccctgcaggcagctgcagacagcaatgagctctgccctgaacctcctctgctgcagcctgcacccccccagctccctcagcctctcctcacagggctgtgctccaggaccctcaccagttttggtgcccttctctggacatcttccaatACCTAAatatctctcttaaattgaagaggccagaactggacacaggactcaaggcctggccagtactgagtacagggggaagaatctctagttggagatgtcccccctcactgcagggcagctggacaagatgacatctgagggtctcttccaacctgatgcattctgtgattctgtaaccctGACCTCTAGCAAGCagacactcagcactgctggcctGTGCAGGAGCAATTCTAAGCTCAAAGTTGCTACTTGAACCATCAGGTGGATCCCTTTGAGCAGCTGATTTGCTGCAAACAGCAATCCTCAGCAAACAGGACCTCAGCATGCGGCAGTGAAAGTGTCTGGGAGGTTGTTAGCCAAATTTAGCTCAATTAAGTGCCATTTCCACTGGTGTGTGCTCCAGAGCAATCAACACCATTGGAAATTCAATCCATGCTGCTTGCTGTTAAGTGACCAAATAAATCACCCTCCTGGGTGAGCAGCAAACCCTCCCAGGTGAGCCCTTGTAAGACTCAGAGtccatctctgccagcacccaggggtGCTGCGATGCCCTGAGGTAGAAAGGTTGCCCTGACCTCATGGTTATAGAGAGGGCAAGAGAAGAAGTGGCACAGCCAAAAAGCCCAAAGAAAACCTCAAAAAGATTCCCCTCAAACCCTCAGAAGCTTCTAGAAAATGTTGCCTGCAAGAGCAAGGATGAGAGCTCAGCCTTACCTGGGCTGCTGCCTTGGGTGGATGTCCCAGCTGGAGAACCTGAGCATGAAGGGGATGTGATGAGCCAAGACCTGGCCCAGAGCAGAAGGAGCTAATGGTCCAAGAGCAAATTCTGTGGTTTATGAAGGTTTTTAGGGAGCTACTTCTTAAAGCCTCCCCAGGAGGATcattgcagcttctctgcttctggTGGAGTCAGCTTGGGCTGGGCAGCTCCACCAgggcaggctgtccaggggctGTGGGATGGGTCTCTTTAGAGAACTATCCCCAGGAAAGTAATCCTGCAATCCCAGTTGTAGaatttttgctgctgctcttccctctccatatcacccacagctccttttcATCCTCAAGAGATGGGCTGAAGGGATGCAGCAAGCAGATCCCTCCTTGGCCaccatctcctctctccacgctctcctctgcctttgacaggggaagaaggggagaagCCATTTGCAGGGAAGAGCTGCCTTGTGCTGGCTAAGTGAGGCTCCCAAGGGGGTTATTATGTAACCTAGGTCAACTGGCCACTCCTGGGCCTGTTCTCCACCCTTTCTTACCTTACCCACTGCAGGACTGTCAGCCCTGGGACGTTTGCATGGTCTCCACATGACAAACCTCCAGGCGCTGCTAACACAGCAAGCACCAAGTCACCACCTCCATCATTTCTGTCAGGGAGAAATTCAAGTGAGGAAGGACAAGGTCAGGACTTCCCTGACAAGCCCCaatcctgctgccttccctgtgGCCATCACTGGGCAAGGAGAGGGACCACAGACACGGAGTGGAAAGCAGTGGCACAACTCTCCTCAGCCTGTTCTGCCCCTGAAGCAAAGCTGGGCGAGTCAGAGCTCATTAATAAATGAGAAACCAGGCTCTGCCCTCTTGCTTAGCTGGGGCAGGGGTGGCCAGACctgcctgccaggcagctcctcaggGCTCTCTGGGTGCATGACTTGTAGTTCAAATACCTTTGAGCATCCAGACTCACGTGGAAATTCAATTCCCTCTCTGAGTTTTCGAGTGAGAAgtaatttatagaatcatagagtaggtttggttggaaaagaccttccagatcatcaaacccaaccattaacccaggtcaccactaagctACAtccctcagaatcacagaatgtcaggggctggga is drawn from Pogoniulus pusillus isolate bPogPus1 chromosome 35, bPogPus1.pri, whole genome shotgun sequence and contains these coding sequences:
- the OLFM1 gene encoding noelin isoform X1 produces the protein MSVPLLKIGVVLSTMAMITNWMSQTLPSLVGLNTTKLTAATGGTLDRSTGVLPTNPEESWQVYSSAQDSEGRCICTVVAPQQTMCSRDARTKQLRQLLEKVQNMSQSIEVLDRRTQRDLQYVEKMENQMRGLETKFKQVEESHKQHLARQFKAIKAKMEELRPLIPVLEEYKADAKLVLQFKEEVQNLTSVLNELQEEIGAYDYEELQNRVSNLEERLRACMQKLACGKLTGISDPITIKTSGSRFGSWMTDPLAPEGENKVWYMDSYHNNRFVREYKSMADFMNTDNFTSHRLPHPWSGTGQVVYNGSIYFNKYQSHIIIRFDLKTETILKTRSLDYAGYNNMYHYAWGGHSDIDLMVDENGLWAVYATNQNAGNIVISKLDPNTLQSLQTWNTSYPKRSAGEAFIICGTLYVTNGYSGGTKVHYAYQTNASTYEYIDIPFQNKYSHISMLDYNPKDRALYAWNNGHQILYNVTLFHVIRSDEL
- the OLFM1 gene encoding noelin isoform X2; this translates as MQPASKLLTLCFLILMGTELTQVLPTNPEESWQVYSSAQDSEGRCICTVVAPQQTMCSRDARTKQLRQLLEKVQNMSQSIEVLDRRTQRDLQYVEKMENQMRGLETKFKQVEESHKQHLARQFKAIKAKMEELRPLIPVLEEYKADAKLVLQFKEEVQNLTSVLNELQEEIGAYDYEELQNRVSNLEERLRACMQKLACGKLTGISDPITIKTSGSRFGSWMTDPLAPEGENKVWYMDSYHNNRFVREYKSMADFMNTDNFTSHRLPHPWSGTGQVVYNGSIYFNKYQSHIIIRFDLKTETILKTRSLDYAGYNNMYHYAWGGHSDIDLMVDENGLWAVYATNQNAGNIVISKLDPNTLQSLQTWNTSYPKRSAGEAFIICGTLYVTNGYSGGTKVHYAYQTNASTYEYIDIPFQNKYSHISMLDYNPKDRALYAWNNGHQILYNVTLFHVIRSDEL
- the OLFM1 gene encoding noelin isoform X3; this encodes MSQSIEVLDRRTQRDLQYVEKMENQMRGLETKFKQVEESHKQHLARQFKAIKAKMEELRPLIPVLEEYKADAKLVLQFKEEVQNLTSVLNELQEEIGAYDYEELQNRVSNLEERLRACMQKLACGKLTGISDPITIKTSGSRFGSWMTDPLAPEGENKVWYMDSYHNNRFVREYKSMADFMNTDNFTSHRLPHPWSGTGQVVYNGSIYFNKYQSHIIIRFDLKTETILKTRSLDYAGYNNMYHYAWGGHSDIDLMVDENGLWAVYATNQNAGNIVISKLDPNTLQSLQTWNTSYPKRSAGEAFIICGTLYVTNGYSGGTKVHYAYQTNASTYEYIDIPFQNKYSHISMLDYNPKDRALYAWNNGHQILYNVTLFHVIRSDEL